DNA sequence from the Candidatus Edwardsbacteria bacterium genome:
CCGGCTTGCCCAGGGCTATCACCAGCGGTATCTCGTATCCCGCATCGATATCAAGCGCTTTTCTTAACCCCTCACGGTTCACCGAGGCCAGCATGCACCCGCCCAAACCTTTCTCGGCCGCGCCCAGCAAAATGCTTTGGGCGCAAATCCCGGCATCATAATGCATCTTACTGAGACAGATTGATGTATCCCACAACATGACGATGTAGGCAGTCGGCCGCTCGCCCTCTGCCGGCCCTTTCCAGTCTTTCAGATATTTTGCCCAAAGCAGGAAAGGGAAAATAGTTTCGTTGGTTTCTGGATCAGAGGAGAGGATGTATTTTAGCGGCTGGAGGTTTCCAGCCGAGCCGGACAGCCTAGCCAGCTCCACCAAGTGCCGTAAGGTTGCCAGTTCAACCTGATGCTTCTGGTCGAAACGTCGATAGCTCCGGTTTTTTAATATCAGGTCTTTCAGCATATTCTAAATATCGAAAAATTATTTGTCCCTGAAAGCAGTTTCACGATCAACTAATAACGAATAACTATTTATTTCCTTCGTCCTCGCAGCCCCCGCAGCAACTTCCCTGTTCGTGATCATGGTCATGCTCGTGCCCGCAATCGCCGTGTCCGCTGCCGCATCCGCCGCAGCCCTGATGATAGCCCTCGGGCACATCCCCGGCCTCGATCAGTTTGAGGTCAAAGGTCAGGTCCTTGCCGGCCAGCGGGTGGTTGGCGTCCAGTGTGGCGTGGGTTTCGCTGAGGGCGGTGATGGTTACC
Encoded proteins:
- a CDS encoding nitroreductase family protein, translated to MLKDLILKNRSYRRFDQKHQVELATLRHLVELARLSGSAGNLQPLKYILSSDPETNETIFPFLLWAKYLKDWKGPAEGERPTAYIVMLWDTSICLSKMHYDAGICAQSILLGAAEKGLGGCMLASVNREGLRKALDIDAGYEIPLVIALGKPAETAVIDDVGPDGKIEYWRDDKQVHHVPKRPLKELIIKEY